In Sphaeramia orbicularis chromosome 1, fSphaOr1.1, whole genome shotgun sequence, a genomic segment contains:
- the ptpn9b gene encoding tyrosine-protein phosphatase non-receptor type 9 isoform X1, with translation MAEALTTQEQLAVEEFLSEVRSREQPHSAGLVSQPTAVKFLMARKFDVSRAIDLFQAYKNTRIKEGIININPDEEPLRSELLSGKFTVLPGRDAKGAALALFTARLHRPDVTTHKAVLQAIIYQLDKAIESVQTQRDGLIFIYDMTNSSYGNFDYELCVKILNLLKGAFPARLKCVFIVSSPLWFRAPFAVLRLFVREKLRERVCTVKAHELASHIPVSSLPEHLGGTSQYSHVAWIQSCVNIHTNTDQGDTQVHDTHDCVGSLLRSYSLECSNTSAGANLSHTHINSQLGSELAVANSNCYDDSNANPHNHCDMVEGRTRDLGQYQQSPLSAANRLQGNHQHWNGSAVSGASPNANMNGRGHQAPPQSDTPPDTPLSQKSEGDLMDGKTTDSGHRSQNEHVKKDEDDGEAEVEEGVPPLPQKSLPRPPQSSSQSPPLSSSWGPDDEDHCMDMSIHMPEQGGMTVHDLVEHVKRRKKKGIYQEYEEIRKEPPAGTFDYSKKLSNQIKNRYSDVLCLDQSRVRLCQLCDDEDETSDYINASFMDGYKRSNAYIATQGPLPKTFVDFWRMVWEQMVLIIVMTTRVVERGRVKCGQYWPLEEGKTEQHGYFLVRNTHIQVFQDFKLSHLELYNTQSGERREVFHYLYVSWPDFGVPKSASAMLDFREHVLQRREAAVKSLGSSWTGPPGGPPVVVHCSAGIGRTGTFCTLDICLSRLEDIGTVDVRQTVRRMRTQRAFSIQTWDQYYFCYTAVIEYSQRHGKLSPVQWSDSDIETDSE, from the exons ATGGCGGAAGCCCTGACAACTCAGGAGCAGCTG GCTGTGGAGGAGTTCCTGAGTGAAGTGCGTAGCAGGGAGCAGCCACACAGTGCTGGGCTCGTCTCCCAACCTACAGCTGTTAAGTTCCTTATGGCCCGCAAGTTTGACGTCTCCAGAGCCATTGACCTCTTTCAAGCATACAAG AATACAAGAATCAAAGAGGGAATCATCAATATCAACCCTGACGAGGAGCCCTTACGCTCTGAGCTGCTGAGTGGCAAATTCACAGTCCTG CCTGGTCGTGATGCAAAGGGTGCTGCTCTAGCACTCTTCACAGCTCGCCTCCATAGGCCAGACGTCACTACGCACAAAGCTGTGCTGCAGGCCATCATCTATCAGCTGGACAAAGCCATAGAAAG tgtgcAAACTCAGCGGGACGGACTCATATTTATCTACGACATGACCAACTCTAGCTATGGAAATTTTGATTATGAGCTCTGTGTCAAGATCCTCAATTTGCTCAAG GGGGCATTTCCGGCTCGTTTGaagtgtgttttcattgtgtCATCACCTTTGTGGTTTCGAGCACCTTTTGCAGTTCTTCGCCTCTTTGTGCGTGAGAAGCTGAGAGAGAGG GTGTGCACAGTGAAAGCACATGAGTTGGCAAGTCACATCCCAGTCTCTTCTCTACCAGAGCACCTGGGTGGGACATCCCAGTACAGCCATGTGGCATGGATCCAGTCTTGTGttaacatacatacaaacactgatcAGGGTGACACACAAGTGCATGACACACATGACTGTGTGGGAAGCCTGCTGCGCTCTTACAGTTTAGAGTGTAGCAACACAAGCGCAGGCGCTAACCTCTCCCACACTCATATAAATTCTCAGTTAGGTTCCGAGTTAGCCGTGGCTAACTCCAACTGCTACGATGATAGCAATGCTAACCCACACAACCACTGCGACATGGTGGAGGGCAGGACTCGAGACCTAGGCCAGTACCAACAGAGCCCACTTTCTGCTGCCAACAGGCTGCAGGGAAACCACCAACACTGGAACGGCTCAGCAGTGAGTGGGGCTAGTCCCAATGCTAACATGAATGGCCGTGGTCACCAAGCCCCGCCCCAGTCAGACACTCCTCCTGACACACCACTGTCTCAAAAAAGTGAAGGAGATTTAATGGATGGTAAAACCACAGACTCTGGCCACAGATCTCAGAATGAGCATGTAAAAAAGGATGAAGATGATGGGGAGGCTGAGGTAGAGGAAGGGGTGCCTCCGCTGCCCCAGAAATCTTTGCCTCGTCCCCCACAGTCTTCCTCCCAGTCACCACCCCTGTCGTCATCGTGGGGTCCTGACGATGAGGACCACTGCATGGACATGTCCATTCACATGCCAGAACAGGGAGGAATGACAGTGCATGACCTGGTGGAGCatgtgaagaggaggaagaagaaggggaTCTACCAGGAGTACGAGGAGATCCGCAAGGAACCACCAGCTGGCACCTTTGACTATTCCAA GAAACTGTCCAATCAGATAAAGAACAGGTACAGTGATGTTCTCTGCCTGGACCAGTCACGAGTGCGACtctgtcagctctgtgatgatgaggatgag ACATCAGACTACATAAATGCCAGTTTCATGGACGGGTACAAGAGGAGCAACGCATATATTGCTACTCAGG GTCCCTTGCCAAAAACATTTGTTGACTTCTGGCGCATGGTGTGGGAACAGATGGTACTTATCATTGTCATGACCACCAG GGTGGTGGAACGTGGACGTGTCAAATGTGGTCAGTACTGGCCTCTAGAGGAGGGCAAGACTGAGCAGCATGGGTACTTTTTGGTCAGGAACACACACATCCAAGTGTTTCAGGACTTCAAACTCTCCCATTTAGAACTCTACAACACACAG TCTGGAGAGAGACGGGAGGTGTTCCACTACCTTTATGTGAGCTGGCCAGATTTTGGAGTACCCAAGAGTGCTTCAGCTATGTTGGACTTCCGTGAGCATGTACTTCAGAGGCGGGAAGCTGCAGTCAAGAGTTTGGGCTCCAGCTGGACAGGGCCTCCAGGGGGACCTCCTGTGGTTGTCCACTGCAGTGCTGGCATTGGCCGCACAG GCACATTCTGTACACTGGACATCTGCTTGTCGCGACTAGAGGACATTGGCACGGTAGATGTCCGTCAGACAGTGAGGCGGATGCGTACACAGAGAGCTTTCAGCATCCAGACCTGGGACCAGTACTACTTCTGCTATACAGCAGTCATCGAGTATTCCCAGCGCCATGGGAAGCTCAGCCCAGTGCAGTGGTCTGACTCGGACATAGAGACTGACAGCGAGTGA
- the ptpn9b gene encoding tyrosine-protein phosphatase non-receptor type 9 isoform X2 produces the protein MARKFDVSRAIDLFQAYKNTRIKEGIININPDEEPLRSELLSGKFTVLPGRDAKGAALALFTARLHRPDVTTHKAVLQAIIYQLDKAIESVQTQRDGLIFIYDMTNSSYGNFDYELCVKILNLLKGAFPARLKCVFIVSSPLWFRAPFAVLRLFVREKLRERVCTVKAHELASHIPVSSLPEHLGGTSQYSHVAWIQSCVNIHTNTDQGDTQVHDTHDCVGSLLRSYSLECSNTSAGANLSHTHINSQLGSELAVANSNCYDDSNANPHNHCDMVEGRTRDLGQYQQSPLSAANRLQGNHQHWNGSAVSGASPNANMNGRGHQAPPQSDTPPDTPLSQKSEGDLMDGKTTDSGHRSQNEHVKKDEDDGEAEVEEGVPPLPQKSLPRPPQSSSQSPPLSSSWGPDDEDHCMDMSIHMPEQGGMTVHDLVEHVKRRKKKGIYQEYEEIRKEPPAGTFDYSKKLSNQIKNRYSDVLCLDQSRVRLCQLCDDEDETSDYINASFMDGYKRSNAYIATQGPLPKTFVDFWRMVWEQMVLIIVMTTRVVERGRVKCGQYWPLEEGKTEQHGYFLVRNTHIQVFQDFKLSHLELYNTQSGERREVFHYLYVSWPDFGVPKSASAMLDFREHVLQRREAAVKSLGSSWTGPPGGPPVVVHCSAGIGRTGTFCTLDICLSRLEDIGTVDVRQTVRRMRTQRAFSIQTWDQYYFCYTAVIEYSQRHGKLSPVQWSDSDIETDSE, from the exons ATGGCCCGCAAGTTTGACGTCTCCAGAGCCATTGACCTCTTTCAAGCATACAAG AATACAAGAATCAAAGAGGGAATCATCAATATCAACCCTGACGAGGAGCCCTTACGCTCTGAGCTGCTGAGTGGCAAATTCACAGTCCTG CCTGGTCGTGATGCAAAGGGTGCTGCTCTAGCACTCTTCACAGCTCGCCTCCATAGGCCAGACGTCACTACGCACAAAGCTGTGCTGCAGGCCATCATCTATCAGCTGGACAAAGCCATAGAAAG tgtgcAAACTCAGCGGGACGGACTCATATTTATCTACGACATGACCAACTCTAGCTATGGAAATTTTGATTATGAGCTCTGTGTCAAGATCCTCAATTTGCTCAAG GGGGCATTTCCGGCTCGTTTGaagtgtgttttcattgtgtCATCACCTTTGTGGTTTCGAGCACCTTTTGCAGTTCTTCGCCTCTTTGTGCGTGAGAAGCTGAGAGAGAGG GTGTGCACAGTGAAAGCACATGAGTTGGCAAGTCACATCCCAGTCTCTTCTCTACCAGAGCACCTGGGTGGGACATCCCAGTACAGCCATGTGGCATGGATCCAGTCTTGTGttaacatacatacaaacactgatcAGGGTGACACACAAGTGCATGACACACATGACTGTGTGGGAAGCCTGCTGCGCTCTTACAGTTTAGAGTGTAGCAACACAAGCGCAGGCGCTAACCTCTCCCACACTCATATAAATTCTCAGTTAGGTTCCGAGTTAGCCGTGGCTAACTCCAACTGCTACGATGATAGCAATGCTAACCCACACAACCACTGCGACATGGTGGAGGGCAGGACTCGAGACCTAGGCCAGTACCAACAGAGCCCACTTTCTGCTGCCAACAGGCTGCAGGGAAACCACCAACACTGGAACGGCTCAGCAGTGAGTGGGGCTAGTCCCAATGCTAACATGAATGGCCGTGGTCACCAAGCCCCGCCCCAGTCAGACACTCCTCCTGACACACCACTGTCTCAAAAAAGTGAAGGAGATTTAATGGATGGTAAAACCACAGACTCTGGCCACAGATCTCAGAATGAGCATGTAAAAAAGGATGAAGATGATGGGGAGGCTGAGGTAGAGGAAGGGGTGCCTCCGCTGCCCCAGAAATCTTTGCCTCGTCCCCCACAGTCTTCCTCCCAGTCACCACCCCTGTCGTCATCGTGGGGTCCTGACGATGAGGACCACTGCATGGACATGTCCATTCACATGCCAGAACAGGGAGGAATGACAGTGCATGACCTGGTGGAGCatgtgaagaggaggaagaagaaggggaTCTACCAGGAGTACGAGGAGATCCGCAAGGAACCACCAGCTGGCACCTTTGACTATTCCAA GAAACTGTCCAATCAGATAAAGAACAGGTACAGTGATGTTCTCTGCCTGGACCAGTCACGAGTGCGACtctgtcagctctgtgatgatgaggatgag ACATCAGACTACATAAATGCCAGTTTCATGGACGGGTACAAGAGGAGCAACGCATATATTGCTACTCAGG GTCCCTTGCCAAAAACATTTGTTGACTTCTGGCGCATGGTGTGGGAACAGATGGTACTTATCATTGTCATGACCACCAG GGTGGTGGAACGTGGACGTGTCAAATGTGGTCAGTACTGGCCTCTAGAGGAGGGCAAGACTGAGCAGCATGGGTACTTTTTGGTCAGGAACACACACATCCAAGTGTTTCAGGACTTCAAACTCTCCCATTTAGAACTCTACAACACACAG TCTGGAGAGAGACGGGAGGTGTTCCACTACCTTTATGTGAGCTGGCCAGATTTTGGAGTACCCAAGAGTGCTTCAGCTATGTTGGACTTCCGTGAGCATGTACTTCAGAGGCGGGAAGCTGCAGTCAAGAGTTTGGGCTCCAGCTGGACAGGGCCTCCAGGGGGACCTCCTGTGGTTGTCCACTGCAGTGCTGGCATTGGCCGCACAG GCACATTCTGTACACTGGACATCTGCTTGTCGCGACTAGAGGACATTGGCACGGTAGATGTCCGTCAGACAGTGAGGCGGATGCGTACACAGAGAGCTTTCAGCATCCAGACCTGGGACCAGTACTACTTCTGCTATACAGCAGTCATCGAGTATTCCCAGCGCCATGGGAAGCTCAGCCCAGTGCAGTGGTCTGACTCGGACATAGAGACTGACAGCGAGTGA